The genomic region TGAACTCGTAAAAATCCTCACCAAGTATCAACGTCTCGGAGGACCCCAGGTCCGATTCCCTTACGGCGGTAATGATCTTCTGCCCCTTTTTATCCTTTGATACGGTAATGGCTGAGAGCCCTTTGCTCTCCATGACATTGGTTATATCATATTCTATACCGTCTTCAGGCCTGCCCTCGCGCGTACTATTGATCACATCGGTTATGACCACGTTACCGTCCGCTTCGTTCACCAGCGCCTCGGCTTCGTACATATCGTCCCTTTCCGTGAACATCCCGTCCTCATACTCCCCGCTGGATATGGACTTCAAGACAAGCGCCCCGGCATACGCGTTCAAGAAAAGAACGAATGCCGCCACTGCCACTATGGTCACTACCATCCTGTTCATATATCCCCCTCCCCTTTTATGATAAGCCAGGCTATACTATAAGCATGGCGTCACCGTATGAAAAGAACCTGAATTCACGCTCTACAGCCTCCTTATAAGCCCTCAATATAAGGTCCCTGCCCGCGAAAGCGCTTACAAGCATTAAGAGCGTTGAACCCGGAAGATGGAAGTTGGTTATCATCCTGCTAACTATTTTAAACTTATATCCGGGATAAATAAAGAGATTTGTTCTTCCCGAGAACGGCTTTACCCTGCCTGCTTCCGGTTCAGCCGCGGATTCCAAGGCCCTGGTGGAAGTCGTTCCTACCGCTACTATCCGGCCGCCCTTATCCTTAGTGGAATTGATGATATCCGCGGCCGCTTTTGTTATCTCGAAATATTCGGAATGCATCTGGTGATCCTCGATATGCTCGGTCTTCACCGGAGCGAACGTCCCATACCCCGTATGTAAAGTTATCCGGGCTATATTCACGCCTTTAACGGATATCCTTTTTATCAGCTCATCGGTAAAATGAAGGCCCGCCGTAGGCGCCGCGGACGCCCCTTCCTTTTCCGCGTATACCGTCTGGTAATCTTTCCTGTCGGAAGGGACATCTTCCCTCTCTATGTAAGGCGGCAACGGTATATGGCCGTATTTCAGCGCCTCCTCAAGGGGGCGGTCGAACTCGACTAT from Candidatus Omnitrophota bacterium harbors:
- the queA gene encoding tRNA preQ1(34) S-adenosylmethionine ribosyltransferase-isomerase QueA, giving the protein MRLSEFQYSLPKGLIAQRPLSERDTSRLMVVDRIAGTVDEKTFSDILSFLDPGDCLVVNDTKVVPVRFYGRRESGGQVEIFLLDTRGEKLTALVNPSKRIRDGEIILVSDKIEVRVLGKSGPARIVEFDRPLEEALKYGHIPLPPYIEREDVPSDRKDYQTVYAEKEGASAAPTAGLHFTDELIKRISVKGVNIARITLHTGYGTFAPVKTEHIEDHQMHSEYFEITKAAADIINSTKDKGGRIVAVGTTSTRALESAAEPEAGRVKPFSGRTNLFIYPGYKFKIVSRMITNFHLPGSTLLMLVSAFAGRDLILRAYKEAVEREFRFFSYGDAMLIV